A segment of the Syntrophus gentianae genome:
TTACAGAACGGTATTCTATAAAGGGGGGAATGATTTCCGCCGTCGATCTGCTGAACGGTATCGGGATCTATGCAGGTCTTGAGGTCATTTCTGTTGACGGTGCGACAGGATATACGGACACCAATTACCGGGGAAAGGCTGAACAGGCCCTGGCCGCGTTAAAGAATATGGATTTTGTTTTCATCCACGTAGAAGCACCGGATGAAATGGGGCATGAAGGTTCGATTCAAGGTAAGATTCGTGCCATCGAGGATATCGATGAAAAAGTGGTTGGAACGATACTCCAGAGGATTCCCGAGTTTCAAGATTTCCGGGTCATGGTGCTCAGCGATCATCCGACGCCGATTTGTCTTCGTACCCACGCTGCAGATCCAAGTCCTTTTGCCGTTCTTTCATCGCGGGAAAATGAAAATCTTTCAGCAGGTTTGTCCTTTGGTGAATCTTCAGCCAGAACCAGCGGCTTAGTGGTCTCGCCGGGGCATCATTTGATGGAGTTGTTCATAAGGAGTTGGAGGTCTTTTGTTGAAAAAAAACATAGCTAAAGTCCGGGTCATGTATGCTGACACGGACGCTATGGGGATCGTTTATCATACAAACTACATCAAATGGTTTGAAATCGGTCGATCGGAATTTCTGAGAGAAATCGGCGTTCTTTATTCCCGAATGGAGGAAGAGGGATTCAATCTCCCGCTTACCGAGGTGTATTGTCAATATCTATTACCGGCCGTCTATGATCAGATTATCCTGATTGAAACGGAAATCGCGTACGTCAACAGGGCAAGCCTAAGGTTTAATTATCGGCTTCTTGATGAGCATCAAGAAAAAACTTTCGTTGAAGGCTATTCGATTCATGCCTGTACAACCCGGGAAAAGAAGATCGTTCGACTCCCGAAACATATTCTAGAAATACTCAAGGCCCATGCGCCATCAGAAGAAAAAACCAGGAGAAATTCATGACAAAAAAGGGTGAAGCAGAATTGAATCAACCGGACCAGTTTCATACGATTTTCAATAAATTGGTGGACTTTTATATTCTGAACAGGAAAAAGGTTGTTTTAACTGCCGGTGTCATCGTGGGAGTTCTGGCAATAATCATTGCCTGGACTTCATATCGTCACTTTTATGAAAAAAATGCTTGGGAAGAGTATGTGAAAATCGAAGAATTCATGCTTAAGTCGGCATCTTCAGACAAGAGTGATGAGCTCATCAAAAAGTACAAAAATCTCTCTCAGAACTATCCCGACAGTCAGGCTGCCAATTTAAGCTCTTACCGGATGGCGAATCTCTATTTTAATAAAAATGATCTCGACGCCGCGATTTCTTCCTATGAAAAATTTCTTTCCCCTGCTTCAGATCGGAATGAATTGAAAGTGCTATCCTATAGCGGATTGGCATATTGCCATGAAGCAAAAAAAGACTTCAATAAAGCTTTGCAGGCCTTACAGCAGGCAGAAAAGATTGAAGGTGCAAAAAGTC
Coding sequences within it:
- a CDS encoding acyl-CoA thioesterase, which codes for MKKNIAKVRVMYADTDAMGIVYHTNYIKWFEIGRSEFLREIGVLYSRMEEEGFNLPLTEVYCQYLLPAVYDQIILIETEIAYVNRASLRFNYRLLDEHQEKTFVEGYSIHACTTREKKIVRLPKHILEILKAHAPSEEKTRRNS
- a CDS encoding YfgM family protein yields the protein MTKKGEAELNQPDQFHTIFNKLVDFYILNRKKVVLTAGVIVGVLAIIIAWTSYRHFYEKNAWEEYVKIEEFMLKSASSDKSDELIKKYKNLSQNYPDSQAANLSSYRMANLYFNKNDLDAAISSYEKFLSPASDRNELKVLSYSGLAYCHEAKKDFNKALQALQQAEKIEGAKSLETFIYRDMGRICEKMGNPGEALKYYKKALAQSMDPTFTMFIKRKIALLS